From the Streptococcus oralis ATCC 35037 genome, one window contains:
- a CDS encoding alpha-mannosidase, whose product MENVVVHIISHSHWDREWYLPFESHRMQLVELFDNLFDLFENDPEFKSFHLDGQTIVLDDYLEIRPENRDKVQGYIDEGKLKIGPFYILQDDYLISSEANVRNTLIGQAECAKWGKSTQIGYFPDTFGNMGQAPQILQKSGIHVAAFGRGVKPIGFDNQVLEDEQFTSQFSEMYWQGADGSRVLGILFANWYSNGNEIPVDKDEALTFWKQKLSDVRDYASTNQWLMMNGCDHQPVQRNLSEAIRVANELFPDVTFVHSSFDDYVHAVESALPEQLSTVTGELTSQETDGWYTLANTSSSRIYLKQAFQENSNLLEQVVEPLTVITGGHNHKDQLTYAWKVLLQNAPHDSICGCSIDEVHREMETRFAKVNQVGNFVKTNLLNEWKGKIATHEAQSDHLFTVINTGLHDKVDTVSTVIDVATCDFKELHPTEGYKKMAALTLPSYRVEDLEGHAVEAKIEDLGANFEYDLPKDKFRQARIARQVRVTVPVHLAPLSWTTFQLLEGEQEHRDGIYQNGVIDTPFVTVSVDENITVYDKTTHEAYEDVLRFEDRGDIGNEYIYFQPKGTEPIYAELKGYEVLENTARFAKILLKHELTIPVSADEKLDAEQRGIIEFMTREAGRSDELTTLPLETEMTVFVDNPQIRFKTRFTNTAKDHRIRLLVKTHNTRPSNDSESIYEVVTRPNKPAASWENPENPQHQQAFVSLYDDEKGVTVANKGLHEYEILGDETIAVTILRASGELGDWGYFPTPEAQCLREFEVEFALECHQAGERFSAFRRAKAFQTPFTSLQVAKQEGSVAATGSLLSHAALSLPQVCPTAFKVAENEEGYVLRYYNMSQENVRISEQQQTILDLLERPYPVHSGLLAPQEIRTELIKKEDI is encoded by the coding sequence ATGGAAAATGTTGTTGTACATATTATCTCACATAGTCACTGGGACCGTGAGTGGTACTTACCTTTTGAAAGCCACCGTATGCAGTTGGTGGAGTTGTTTGACAATCTTTTTGATCTCTTTGAAAATGACCCTGAGTTTAAGAGTTTCCACTTGGATGGACAAACCATTGTCCTGGATGACTATTTGGAAATTCGCCCTGAAAATCGCGACAAAGTCCAAGGTTACATTGACGAAGGCAAACTCAAAATTGGTCCCTTTTACATCTTGCAGGATGATTACTTGATTTCAAGTGAAGCCAACGTCCGCAATACCTTGATTGGTCAAGCAGAATGTGCAAAATGGGGCAAATCCACTCAGATTGGTTACTTCCCAGATACCTTTGGAAATATGGGACAAGCTCCTCAAATCCTTCAGAAATCAGGCATTCACGTGGCAGCCTTTGGGCGTGGTGTGAAGCCGATTGGATTTGACAACCAAGTTCTCGAAGATGAGCAGTTTACTTCCCAGTTTTCAGAAATGTACTGGCAGGGTGCGGACGGAAGCCGCGTCCTCGGTATCCTCTTTGCCAACTGGTACAGTAACGGGAATGAAATCCCAGTTGATAAGGACGAGGCCCTAACTTTCTGGAAACAAAAATTGTCAGACGTGCGTGACTACGCTTCGACCAACCAATGGTTGATGATGAACGGATGTGACCACCAGCCTGTACAGCGAAATCTGAGCGAAGCCATTCGTGTGGCCAATGAACTCTTCCCAGATGTGACTTTTGTTCATAGTTCATTTGATGACTATGTCCATGCAGTAGAAAGTGCTCTACCTGAGCAACTATCTACCGTTACGGGTGAGTTGACCAGTCAAGAAACAGACGGTTGGTATACACTTGCTAACACTTCTTCATCCCGTATTTACCTCAAACAAGCTTTCCAAGAAAATAGCAACCTCCTAGAACAAGTAGTGGAGCCATTGACTGTCATCACTGGTGGGCACAACCATAAGGATCAGTTGACTTATGCTTGGAAAGTCCTTCTACAAAATGCGCCACATGATAGTATCTGTGGCTGTAGTATTGACGAAGTTCACCGTGAGATGGAAACGCGTTTTGCCAAGGTCAACCAAGTTGGAAACTTCGTTAAGACCAATCTTCTCAATGAGTGGAAGGGCAAAATTGCAACTCACGAAGCGCAAAGCGACCATCTCTTTACTGTCATTAACACAGGTTTGCATGACAAGGTTGATACGGTCAGCACCGTGATTGATGTGGCGACTTGTGATTTCAAGGAATTGCACCCAACAGAAGGCTATAAGAAGATGGCAGCTTTGACCTTGCCAAGCTACCGTGTCGAAGACTTGGAAGGGCATGCTGTAGAAGCGAAAATCGAAGATCTGGGAGCTAACTTTGAGTATGATTTGCCAAAAGACAAGTTCCGTCAGGCTCGTATCGCTCGACAAGTGCGCGTGACAGTCCCTGTTCATCTGGCACCACTTTCTTGGACAACCTTCCAATTGCTCGAAGGAGAACAAGAACACCGTGACGGTATTTACCAAAACGGAGTGATTGATACGCCATTTGTAACGGTCAGTGTGGATGAAAATATCACAGTCTACGACAAGACAACTCATGAAGCTTATGAGGATGTTCTTCGTTTTGAAGACCGTGGTGACATCGGAAATGAGTACATCTATTTCCAACCAAAAGGAACAGAGCCTATCTATGCAGAGCTTAAGGGCTATGAGGTCTTGGAAAATACAGCTCGTTTTGCCAAGATCTTACTCAAGCATGAATTGACAATTCCAGTAAGTGCAGACGAAAAACTGGATGCGGAACAAAGAGGCATCATAGAGTTTATGACGCGTGAAGCTGGACGCTCAGATGAACTAACAACCCTTCCTCTTGAAACAGAGATGACCGTCTTTGTTGACAATCCACAAATCCGCTTCAAGACTCGCTTTACTAACACAGCCAAGGACCACCGTATCCGTCTCTTGGTCAAGACTCATAATACGCGTCCAAGCAATGATTCGGAAAGCATTTATGAGGTGGTGACACGACCAAACAAACCAGCTGCTTCTTGGGAAAATCCTGAAAATCCTCAACACCAACAAGCCTTCGTCAGTCTGTATGACGATGAAAAAGGGGTGACGGTGGCCAATAAAGGATTGCACGAGTATGAAATCCTTGGAGACGAAACCATTGCAGTGACCATTCTTCGTGCCTCAGGTGAGCTAGGTGACTGGGGTTACTTCCCAACACCAGAGGCTCAGTGCTTGCGTGAGTTTGAAGTCGAGTTTGCTCTTGAATGCCACCAAGCAGGGGAACGCTTCTCCGCTTTCCGTCGTGCCAAAGCCTTCCAAACACCATTCACTAGTCTTCAAGTTGCTAAACAAGAAGGAAGTGTTGCTGCGACTGGTAGCCTCTTGAGTCATGCGGCACTCAGCTTACCACAAGTCTGCCCAACAGCCTTTAAGGTAGCTGAAAATGAAGAAGGATATGTACTTCGTTACTACAATATGAGTCAAGAAAATGTGCGTATATCAGAACAGCAACAAACCATTCTGGACTTGCTTGAACGACCATATCCAGTTCATTCAGGACTCTTAGCACCACAAGAAATTCGTACAGAATTGATCAAAAAAGAAGACATTTAA
- a CDS encoding glycoside hydrolase family 125 protein: MIYSKEIVREWLDEVAERAKDHPEWVDVFERCYTDTLDNTVEILEDGSTFVLTGDIPAMWLRDSTAQLRPYLHVAKRDPLLRQTIAGLVKRQMTLVLKDPYANSFNIEENWKGHHETDHTDLNGWIWERKYEVDSLCYPLQLAYLLWKETGETSQFDETFVAATKEILHLWTVEQDHNNSPYRFVRDTDRKEDTLVNDGFGPDFALTGMTWSAFRPSDDCCQYSYLIPSNMFAVVVLGYVQEIFAELDLADSQNIIADAKRLQAEIQEGIENYAYTSNSKGEKIYAFEVDGLGNASIMDDPNVPSLLAAPYLGYCDIDDEVYQATRRTILSPENPYFYQGEYASGLGSSHTFYRYIWPIALSIQGLTTSDKAEKKFLLDQLVACDGGTGVMHESFHVDDPTLYSREWFSWANMMFCELVLDYLDIR, from the coding sequence ATGATTTATTCGAAAGAAATTGTTAGAGAATGGCTGGACGAAGTAGCAGAGCGGGCCAAGGACCATCCGGAGTGGGTGGATGTCTTCGAGCGTTGCTACACAGACACCTTGGATAATACAGTTGAAATCTTAGAAGATGGCTCAACTTTTGTACTCACTGGGGATATTCCTGCCATGTGGCTTCGGGATTCGACAGCCCAACTCAGACCCTACCTTCATGTGGCTAAAAGAGATCCTCTCCTGCGTCAGACCATTGCAGGTTTGGTTAAGCGTCAGATGACCTTGGTGCTCAAGGATCCTTATGCCAACTCCTTTAACATTGAGGAAAACTGGAAGGGTCACCATGAGACTGACCACACCGACCTTAACGGTTGGATCTGGGAGCGCAAGTATGAGGTGGACTCGCTTTGCTATCCTTTGCAGCTGGCTTATCTCCTTTGGAAAGAGACTGGCGAAACCAGTCAGTTTGATGAAACTTTTGTCGCTGCGACCAAGGAAATCCTTCATCTCTGGACGGTAGAGCAGGACCACAACAACTCTCCATATCGTTTTGTCCGCGATACAGACCGCAAGGAAGATACTCTGGTAAATGATGGCTTTGGACCTGACTTTGCCCTGACAGGTATGACCTGGTCAGCCTTCCGACCAAGTGATGACTGCTGTCAGTATAGCTATTTGATTCCATCCAATATGTTTGCAGTCGTTGTCTTGGGGTATGTCCAAGAAATCTTTGCAGAACTAGATCTAGCTGATAGCCAAAACATCATCGCAGACGCTAAACGTCTGCAAGCAGAGATCCAAGAAGGAATCGAAAACTACGCTTATACCTCCAACAGCAAGGGTGAAAAGATTTACGCCTTTGAAGTGGATGGTCTAGGAAATGCTAGCATCATGGATGATCCAAACGTACCAAGTTTGTTGGCTGCGCCTTATCTGGGCTACTGCGACATTGACGATGAGGTTTACCAAGCAACTCGTCGGACCATTCTGAGCCCTGAAAATCCATATTTCTACCAAGGTGAATATGCTAGTGGTCTCGGAAGTTCTCATACTTTCTATCGCTATATCTGGCCGATTGCCCTTTCTATCCAAGGCCTGACAACAAGTGATAAGGCAGAGAAGAAATTCTTGCTGGATCAGCTCGTTGCCTGCGACGGTGGTACAGGTGTCATGCACGAAAGCTTCCACGTGGATGACCCAACGCTTTACTCACGTGAATGGTTTTCTTGGGCCAACATGATGTTCTGTGAATTAGTCTTGGATTACCTGGATATTCGTTAA
- a CDS encoding GH92 family glycosyl hydrolase — MKTLLETIDTRFGTASKHAFSRGNTLPYTGVPFGMNYFVPQTSDQEGAWFFDPHLPIFQGIRLTHQPSPWIGDYSWLLLTPVTGQLGGDSLFHRQSSYDMDKASFQPHYLKIFSLRYQIGTQLTPTCYGASIRLEQKQGKALSLYLHTADELTVEQVDKRTLALRQEGKTETNKNPLILFTALQMNTDILAITQEEGDWRIDLASSQAEIQLATSFISPSQALFNLPQTDFDSCKANAQANWENLLHRFDIVETGEADRIFFDHCLYRLFLFPQTFYEVNESGQNIHMDLSTSTVKPGVLFSNNGFWDTFRTTFPLFALIIPEHYHRFLEGFLNSYRDTGFLPKWLAPDERGMMPGTLLDGIIADSACKDMAPDLEEELLQAMLETATKSDPLGINGRHGLAQYQELGYLSTDHHESVSHTLDYAYSDFCIASCAEKLGQNDIAKTYRTASQNYRHLFDTETGYMRARDSQGNFRPDFSPYSWGRDYAECSAIQATLGVLHDIPGLIQLMGGKEAFSHYLLKACQDAPLFETTGYGYEIHEMSEMATAPFGQLAISNQPSFHIPYLFHYSDYPDYTALLIKTLRQKAFHPSWQAYPGDEDNGSLSAWYIWSTLGFYPTCPGKSSYDLGIPLFDHLRIYLAKENKWLDIHAEQNYSHFNFVKECRLDQTPVSSIQHQDLLKAEQLTFTLSWLPNHS; from the coding sequence ATGAAAACACTACTTGAAACCATCGATACCCGCTTTGGGACTGCCAGCAAACACGCCTTTTCTCGAGGAAATACCCTGCCCTACACAGGCGTCCCTTTCGGGATGAATTATTTTGTGCCTCAGACCAGTGACCAGGAGGGAGCTTGGTTTTTCGATCCGCATCTGCCCATTTTTCAAGGGATTCGATTAACCCACCAACCCAGTCCTTGGATTGGGGACTACTCTTGGCTCCTTCTGACACCTGTTACAGGCCAGCTAGGTGGAGACAGCCTCTTTCACCGTCAGTCCTCCTATGATATGGATAAGGCCTCTTTCCAGCCTCATTATCTGAAGATTTTCTCCCTGCGCTATCAGATTGGAACCCAGCTCACACCGACTTGCTATGGCGCTTCTATTCGTTTGGAGCAAAAGCAAGGCAAAGCCCTCTCCCTCTATCTTCACACAGCAGATGAACTGACAGTGGAGCAAGTAGATAAGCGGACTCTAGCCCTGCGTCAAGAGGGAAAAACAGAGACCAACAAAAATCCGCTGATACTGTTTACTGCTTTACAAATGAATACGGATATTCTTGCTATCACACAAGAAGAGGGAGACTGGCGAATTGACTTAGCAAGCAGTCAAGCCGAGATTCAACTAGCGACTTCCTTTATTTCTCCTTCTCAAGCGCTATTTAATCTACCTCAAACGGACTTTGATAGCTGTAAAGCAAATGCCCAAGCAAACTGGGAAAATCTCCTCCACCGTTTTGATATCGTGGAGACAGGGGAAGCCGACCGAATCTTCTTTGATCACTGCCTCTACAGACTCTTCCTCTTCCCACAGACATTTTATGAGGTGAACGAGTCAGGGCAGAACATCCACATGGATTTGTCTACTAGTACTGTCAAGCCTGGTGTCCTCTTTAGCAACAATGGTTTCTGGGATACCTTCCGCACCACCTTTCCCCTCTTTGCCCTTATCATACCGGAACACTATCACCGCTTTCTAGAAGGTTTCCTCAATAGCTACCGCGATACTGGATTCCTTCCAAAGTGGCTGGCTCCAGACGAGCGTGGTATGATGCCTGGTACCCTTTTAGATGGTATTATCGCAGATAGCGCCTGCAAGGACATGGCTCCTGACTTGGAAGAAGAACTCCTCCAAGCTATGCTGGAGACAGCCACCAAGTCCGACCCTCTCGGCATCAATGGTCGCCACGGACTAGCCCAATACCAAGAATTAGGTTATCTTTCTACCGACCACCACGAAAGTGTCAGTCACACCCTTGACTATGCCTATAGTGACTTTTGTATCGCCAGCTGTGCCGAAAAACTAGGTCAGAATGACATCGCGAAAACTTATAGAACTGCGTCTCAAAATTACCGTCATCTATTTGACACTGAGACAGGCTACATGCGTGCGCGAGATAGCCAAGGCAACTTCCGCCCTGACTTCTCTCCTTATAGTTGGGGACGCGACTACGCCGAATGCTCTGCCATTCAAGCGACCTTAGGCGTCTTACATGATATCCCAGGCTTAATCCAGCTTATGGGTGGAAAAGAAGCCTTCAGCCACTATCTTTTGAAAGCCTGTCAGGACGCTCCTCTCTTTGAAACCACCGGCTATGGTTACGAGATTCATGAAATGAGCGAGATGGCAACAGCTCCCTTTGGACAACTCGCCATTTCCAACCAGCCTAGCTTCCACATCCCTTATCTCTTCCACTACAGCGACTACCCTGACTACACTGCTCTACTCATCAAAACCCTCCGTCAGAAAGCCTTTCACCCAAGCTGGCAAGCCTATCCTGGCGATGAGGACAATGGCAGTCTCTCGGCTTGGTACATCTGGTCGACTCTGGGATTTTATCCGACCTGTCCAGGAAAATCAAGCTACGACCTCGGAATCCCTCTCTTTGACCACCTCCGTATCTACCTGGCTAAGGAAAATAAATGGCTGGATATCCATGCCGAGCAAAACTACAGCCATTTCAACTTTGTCAAAGAATGCCGACTGGACCAGACCCCAGTATCTAGCATTCAACACCAAGACCTCTTGAAAGCTGAGCAACTGACCTTCACCCTCAGCTGGCTACCAAATCACTCCTAA